In Paralichthys olivaceus isolate ysfri-2021 chromosome 12, ASM2471397v2, whole genome shotgun sequence, the genomic window CAATCATGCATACGTTGGCCTGAGACTCATCAATACCATCAATCATCACCGTGAGTTACCAATATATAAGAATGGCTGTCCTGTAGCTGTACTGTGGCTTTATTATGGCTGAAATATGACTGTATTGTGGCTGTAGAATGGTTGTAATGTTGCTGCAATATGGCTGTGATATAACTATGTTGTGGTTGTAAGCCATAGTGTTTCTGTATCATAGTTGTAATATGGCTGTGGTATGTTTTTGGAGGACTTGTTGGTTTGGTGAAATTGTTTTTTGCAAATAAGTTGCcacagtttttttcctcaaaCACTGAGGACACAAACAGACTTGAGGCAATTGTTTTacctttttgaaaatgtgattgACCTTTTGTCCAACAGTtagataaaacaaatgaagcCACTCCAGTGTTTGTACGGCAAACATAAAACTGATGCTAACATAGAACTGGCTAAGCACAAAGATGATGCTAACAGATTTCCCTTGCTTCCACTattgatgctaagctaagccaACATCTTGCAGCATATTTATGATACAGTCATGAGAGTGGTTTTAATGGTTATGGTTTGATCTCTCTCATGGTCAACACCTCACAATGTTTTCCCCAAGGATAAGTGGTGGGAGTTGGGGAGCTGCAGTCTTCATGGTTCCTCACAGGGGTTTaactcttcctcatcctgcgtCCATTGATTGAGTCTGACCAAGAGGAATAATCTGCACGCATTTCATCCTTTCATGTCCCTCCAggttcactctctctcttctggcTCTGGCTCCAAAAGCCACATGCTGTCAGCATTTAATATTACAACAATCAGAATACAGAAATGGTTATGCCCTCAATCCTTCGATTCTTCATTATTGTCATTACTATCTCAGGATTTAAAGAAGACTGATATCTTATTCACCTTAATTACTTTGATATTATTTAACTTCCGTCGCTATCGGAATACAGGCAAGGTGGTGGGGGGCGTCAACAAATTTTATAATAAAACCTTAAGTAACGACTTCAATCTTTACcatattttttgtttgattatcAGATGACTCTTGCATATATTCCATGTTATTGACGTTAACTGTTCACTGAGCTTTTTGTATCCTAATCTCTGCAGAGTTGTTCATCGAGCGCTTCTGTATGACAGGGGGAAACAGCCCTGTGGGCTACTTGAAGGCCTACCACACCAACCTGTACCTGTCGTCTGACCCAGGCAAGGTTCGAGAAGCTCTGGGGGAAGGTCGGTACAATAGGAGAGAAGCTGTGTTATTGAGAAGCTTTAGTAATAGATCATGATAATCTAACAGTAGTTAGTCTTTGAGAAGGTTTatggatgtgtggatgtgtgtgtgacgttTTGCACGAACCAGGTATAGCGGCAGCCACCATGTTCACCCCGGAGAAGATGACGGAAGTGTCGGAGACTCAGCTGCGTGTCGCCTTCGACGGTGATGCCGTCCTCTTCTCTGATGAGTCGGAGCGCATTTACAAGGCCCACGGACTGGACAAGTTCTTTGAGCACGAGAAGGCCCACGAGAACAAGCCTCTGGACCATGTACAGTAAACACATAGTGACAACTGTAACACTGCCAACAGAAATGTAGTTTATCAATTATAGACAGTTCTGTGCTTGTGACCATTGTTTATGCCACTAAAACTGAAATTTGTTTGGTAACACGTTGACGTCTCTACAACAATGTGCACCAGAAAAGAAATGAGCTCTCAGAGCGAATTAAATCTCTAATTTGGTAAAACTGCAATTAAGAACATCTGAActgtcatttattattaattgtcACTTACAGAGGAATGCCATGTCCACATATAATCACTATTAAGTACAGattcaataaaatacatttaaatgacatCTGGAGAAACTGTAGACTTACCaccctccatccttccatcctccTGCAGGGGCCACTGAAGGGTTTCCTGGAGGCTTTAGGAAAACTGCAAAAGAAATTTTATGCCAAGGGCCAGCGCATGGACTGCCCCATCCGGACATACCTGGTGACGGCTCGCAGCGCAGCCAGCTCCGGTACCCGAGCCCTAAAAACTCTGCGCTCATGGGGCCTGGACATTGATGAGGCTCTCTTTCTGGCAGGGGCACCCAAGGGCCCCATGCTTGAGAAGATCAGGCCACATATTTTCTTTGATGACCAGATGTTTCATGTGGAGGGGGCAGCAGAAATGGGGACAGTGGCATGCCATGTACCCTACGGGATAGCTCAGAGAGTAATCAAGAACATGGACAAAGAGACGTCTTCAGCACCAGAGTAACCTGGacatgatggtggtgatggacAAGGAGCTTGAGgggacatttcattttggtgtTCAGCAGCTGAGGTTTTGTAATTACGTTCATCTTAAATTTCTGACATTATAATCCATTCAGAGCATGATTCTATCCATTAGATTCACAGTTCATAAAGTAGTAACTTCAAACGAGGAATCAAGCTTTAAAAACGAGAGAAAAGCCATCAACTAAAATTAATATTTGGGTGCCAGTTATATGACAGCAATATTCttaaagataaaagataaacaaTCAACCAAAGGGATTCTTCACAACCTGGTATCTTGATATCTGTTCTCATTAATTGCTCTATGAATGGTTTATTAACAATTAGTAAAGCCAAAGTCCTTTTTGTTAATATTCCTCCTTTTTATCTCACAGCAGCCTCATGTATTACAATATCCACtcatataaagtatttctaGCCATATGAAGTATTATCCTCTAAAAGACAAACTCAAttgaaactagaatggcacattAGAGcgcaagctgcaccaaattacacgtAGTCATAGATACCAGTTGCTTAAATGTGTCTGAGttttattctctgggaaaaggGTCAACATTTTGAActcttacaatgttaaagaaagtaaaaaaaaaaaaaacttccttgTGGAGGCTAAAAAGTATCCTCAAAATCTAACAGAACCAATATTCTCAACAATATTTGCTTAGATTCTAGCTTACAGGTCAGGAAGAAACATCAGTgacttcttttattattttatgtactcatataacatatttttacacacatttaccCATATTAAGTATAATCctctgaaagacaaactctaTTGAAATAAAGAATCCTTAAAAATTGAACAGAACTACATAGATATTTAGAAGAAAATCTATAAATTTAGATGCCAGGTTACAAATCAGGAAGAAACATCGAGTGACTCTGGACTATTTTTGATAGAGAGCGAGTCTGAATGGCGCGTGACCTGTGCTACAGAGCTGCACCGAAGACATGCACTCAGTCATTTCACGCAGAATCTCCATGAAGATTTCTATGGTTTTATCACTTCACTGCTCACctgtgttttaacttttttttttaaaacgggtgcctttttctccttgttgttttactttattgttcATGTCAGCCTTGCACGTTGTTGGTAAATGTGGCTGTTTTATCAATGTTTATGAATGTATTTTAAGATTGCAAATGAAGAATATTGgtgaaatattcattttttatttcctcttgtGCAATAAAATTTGTAACATATTTAGTAATATTGTTATCAGCCATGTGCAATTTTCAATTCTGCTCCTCGTCCCTGAAGTGCCCAGAGTTCAGTGTGTCCCTTGTTGTTGCCTATAtgtctgttttattattgtcattCAGCTTTGTTGATGTTGGTATTGTTGCTCCACTGTTTGTGTATGAGTTTGATCAAGTTGATATTGAATGAGTCCTAACTTGTGAATTCTGGTGAAGGGGAGTAGTGGACTGTTAATGCAATCAAGCTTTTCTGTTTcaagataaaagtaaaaatgtctgTTTGCAAAAAGCAGAGCTTCGTGCATTTTTCCCTCCATAAACAGAttggtttttattcatttggttGCAGAACTCAATCTTTACGCTCAGTcaagaattgaaatgaaaagcaagatcTGATGGTTTACTCAAAAGACTACAAAAGGATGTACGCTGACAGTGGCCAAAGTTATACTTCCACTTCACACTAGGGGGAGACAAAGACCAACATGTGTTCAAGCAAGCAGCTGACTAAAT contains:
- the LOC109627962 gene encoding cytosolic 5'-nucleotidase 1A-like translates to MSLNSQTLAVSGQDLTRNGSSSSCSSSSRAPWENGSMGLKPSTPNRKPKPPKPENAITIAVSSRVLFNMEKEQQIYEQQGMEDYIKYQVEHETEPFSPGPAFSFVKALEAVNIQLRELYPDDEELFDVVLMTNNHAYVGLRLINTINHHQLFIERFCMTGGNSPVGYLKAYHTNLYLSSDPGKVREALGEGIAAATMFTPEKMTEVSETQLRVAFDGDAVLFSDESERIYKAHGLDKFFEHEKAHENKPLDHGPLKGFLEALGKLQKKFYAKGQRMDCPIRTYLVTARSAASSGTRALKTLRSWGLDIDEALFLAGAPKGPMLEKIRPHIFFDDQMFHVEGAAEMGTVACHVPYGIAQRVIKNMDKETSSAPE